One genomic segment of Spirochaetota bacterium includes these proteins:
- a CDS encoding PstS family phosphate ABC transporter substrate-binding protein, with protein sequence MTLNSIGKAMLAVVAIVSLGLAFGCGDSSPKHKVVIKGSTTVLPITLKAIESYKKVKKDVSVTVEGSGSGNGIKALLDGACDIANSSREIKKDEIAKAEKSGIKVKEVTVAYDMIVPIVHPKNPITKITKDQLKGIYEGNITNWKQLGGADEAIIVVSRDTSSGTYEYWHEDVMKKTDVKKEALTQASSGAVVTTVAGNPKAIGYVGFGYIKKDANIKGLNVNEIEPTLENGKSGKYPISRKLYMYINDAKTSDQTKGFVEYLLGDDGQKLVSEAGFIPMK encoded by the coding sequence GGCCATGCTGGCGGTCGTCGCCATAGTATCGCTTGGCCTGGCATTCGGCTGCGGCGATTCGTCGCCCAAGCACAAGGTAGTGATAAAAGGGTCCACCACGGTGCTCCCGATCACGCTCAAAGCGATCGAGTCGTATAAGAAAGTGAAGAAGGACGTTTCCGTTACGGTGGAAGGAAGCGGTTCCGGCAACGGCATCAAGGCCCTGCTGGACGGCGCCTGCGATATCGCGAACTCTTCCCGTGAAATCAAGAAAGACGAGATAGCAAAGGCCGAAAAGTCGGGGATAAAGGTAAAGGAAGTCACCGTTGCCTATGACATGATAGTTCCGATCGTCCACCCCAAGAATCCCATCACCAAGATCACGAAGGACCAGCTTAAAGGTATTTATGAAGGAAACATCACCAACTGGAAGCAGCTGGGCGGCGCGGACGAAGCGATAATCGTTGTCTCCCGCGATACCAGCTCCGGCACCTACGAATACTGGCATGAAGACGTGATGAAAAAGACCGACGTCAAGAAGGAAGCGCTCACCCAGGCTTCGAGCGGCGCGGTGGTCACCACGGTCGCGGGAAACCCCAAGGCGATCGGCTACGTTGGGTTCGGGTATATCAAGAAGGACGCCAATATCAAGGGTCTCAACGTGAATGAGATCGAGCCCACGCTCGAAAACGGGAAGAGCGGGAAGTATCCCATTTCGAGAAAGCTCTACATGTACATCAACGATGCGAAGACCTCCGACCAGACGAAGGGTTTCGTCGAATACCTGCTGGGCGACGACGGCCAGAAGCTCGTCTCCGAAGCCGGTTTCATACCGATGAAGTAA
- a CDS encoding PAS domain S-box protein has product MHMNAGITVILSYAAAGLCAYIAFYAIFVLRKNRAIRPLLALFWLSLFTGIAAIINAFTFTGTGDSDEFIRGSVQGAALLACFVPFLWFIIRQQQRRPGKLLTLFTIFLPALALASAAAGTYAAFTGEIPFSAVDAASLIPGSRGTWMPDAARFASIGAALVYAIFLTFDRGHGKGNDYPPGLKRGVSILAACWLFDALGAAGVHRAPGIMTYGLAASSALFAHFFIRNIERAAAFQNALRESEELFREYFELGLVGSVITTPERGFVKINQRICDMMGYTMDEFMGFTWDRITHPDDLGPKNSEFLKLLAGEIDGYIVYRRYIRKDGSLLHAEVGVRAVRTEDGSLRYAIVHVQDVGELVRANESLQVKNRELEAANEELNATVEELVATNEEFEAQNEELIKTQMEVAKSEERFRALVENLTDIITIHDATGAITYESPSASRLLGYPSGYLVGKTPDILIHPADLAGAMEDLAEVYEKKNPLVPTLFRFRKADGSYLSMEALGKNMLDDPSIRGVVITSRDITDRLHALEQIRNKSQELEATNEELSATIEELVATNEEFEAQNAELINTQQDLAKSEERFRSLIQNLADVITVHDENGLVTYASPSSYTTLGYPPALMVGHHPLHFVHPDDLEYATRELHQLYEKNSPDRSTAFRFKCSDGSYRYLEAVGVNLLDHPAIRGVVITSRDVTERRHSMEDLRSSEKRYRTLIETTGEGYWQIDREYRTMDVNNALCEMLGYAREDILGKSPLEFVDGENREAFETQFARIPETARRSFDIILKHRSGRDVYTHFSATTVYDRNGALDGSFALITNTTERALAEMERERLNRHVLQVQRVEAVGTLAGGIAHDFNNLLTVINGNAQILIRRAQADSPMRTEASEILSAGQRAANLTRQLLAFSRKQIADVRVMDLNGTILELRKLYSRLIEEDITITTILHPGKLLVKADPAQIEQVTLNLLINARDAINEMRSESARKEIIVTTGLSHLTAAPMHGDAEFTPGTYASMSIHDTGSGMTEEVKARIFEPFFTTKEVGKGTGLGLSTVYGNLKQNAGAIDVVSAPLQGTTFIVYLPVADDEVREAQSRDGDERAHTGTERVLFVEDDDGVRLFALKALELGGYRVASAHDGMEALSVFGADPAYFDLIITDVVMPNLNGSELVRRIRAMRPGIKYIFTTGYPDRYLAEPDMINAPCIRKPYTAETLLSKIRETLDDGKNPRAPSP; this is encoded by the coding sequence ATGCATATGAACGCCGGCATTACCGTCATCCTGTCATACGCCGCGGCCGGGCTTTGCGCGTACATCGCGTTCTACGCGATCTTCGTACTGCGGAAAAACCGCGCGATTCGTCCCCTCCTCGCACTCTTCTGGCTCTCCCTGTTCACCGGCATCGCCGCGATCATAAACGCGTTCACCTTTACGGGAACGGGTGATTCGGACGAATTCATCCGGGGATCGGTCCAGGGTGCGGCCCTGCTCGCCTGTTTCGTTCCCTTTCTCTGGTTTATAATCCGGCAACAACAGCGCCGCCCCGGAAAGCTGCTCACCCTGTTCACTATCTTCCTGCCGGCGCTCGCCCTCGCGAGCGCGGCCGCGGGGACGTACGCCGCGTTCACCGGGGAAATTCCGTTTTCCGCCGTTGACGCCGCTTCCCTGATCCCGGGGTCGCGCGGAACATGGATGCCGGACGCGGCCCGTTTCGCATCGATCGGGGCTGCGCTCGTCTACGCGATTTTCCTCACCTTCGATCGCGGGCATGGAAAAGGGAACGACTATCCGCCCGGCCTCAAGCGGGGCGTATCAATACTTGCCGCATGCTGGCTCTTCGACGCGCTGGGTGCGGCGGGTGTGCATCGTGCACCGGGAATCATGACGTACGGCCTTGCGGCCTCGTCGGCGCTGTTCGCGCATTTTTTCATCCGCAATATCGAGAGGGCGGCCGCCTTCCAGAACGCGCTCCGCGAGAGCGAGGAGCTGTTCAGGGAATATTTCGAGCTTGGGCTGGTGGGCTCGGTGATTACCACCCCGGAACGTGGTTTCGTGAAGATCAACCAGCGCATCTGCGACATGATGGGCTATACCATGGATGAGTTCATGGGGTTCACCTGGGACAGGATCACGCACCCCGACGACCTTGGGCCGAAAAACAGTGAGTTCCTGAAACTGCTCGCCGGCGAGATAGACGGCTATATCGTCTACCGGCGCTATATCCGCAAGGACGGGAGCCTGCTTCACGCCGAGGTGGGGGTCAGAGCCGTCCGGACCGAGGACGGCTCGCTTCGCTACGCGATCGTGCACGTCCAGGACGTGGGCGAACTGGTGCGCGCCAACGAGAGCCTCCAGGTGAAAAACCGGGAGCTCGAAGCGGCCAACGAGGAATTGAACGCGACGGTGGAGGAGCTGGTCGCCACCAACGAGGAGTTCGAGGCTCAGAACGAAGAGCTTATCAAGACGCAGATGGAGGTCGCGAAAAGCGAGGAGCGTTTTCGCGCGCTCGTTGAAAACCTCACCGATATCATCACCATACATGACGCCACGGGCGCGATCACCTATGAATCGCCGTCCGCCTCCCGGCTCCTTGGATATCCTTCCGGATACCTTGTGGGCAAAACCCCGGACATACTCATACACCCGGCCGACCTCGCCGGGGCCATGGAAGACCTTGCCGAGGTGTACGAAAAGAAAAACCCTCTGGTACCCACCCTCTTCCGGTTTAGAAAAGCGGACGGCTCATATCTAAGCATGGAGGCCCTCGGCAAAAACATGCTGGATGATCCATCCATTCGCGGGGTTGTCATCACCTCGCGCGATATCACCGACCGGCTCCACGCGCTCGAACAAATTCGGAATAAAAGCCAGGAGCTCGAGGCGACCAATGAAGAGCTGAGCGCCACGATCGAGGAGCTCGTGGCGACCAACGAGGAATTCGAGGCCCAAAACGCGGAGCTCATAAATACTCAACAGGATCTCGCGAAGAGTGAGGAGCGGTTTCGCTCGCTCATCCAGAACCTGGCGGACGTTATCACGGTTCACGATGAGAACGGCCTGGTCACCTACGCCTCCCCGTCTTCCTATACCACGCTGGGGTATCCCCCCGCGCTCATGGTGGGCCATCACCCCCTTCATTTCGTACACCCCGACGACCTGGAATATGCTACAAGGGAGCTGCACCAGCTCTATGAAAAGAACTCTCCGGATAGAAGCACGGCATTCAGGTTCAAGTGCAGCGACGGCAGCTACCGGTACCTCGAAGCCGTGGGCGTCAACCTGCTTGATCACCCCGCAATCCGGGGCGTGGTGATCACCTCGCGCGACGTTACCGAACGCAGGCATTCCATGGAGGATCTGCGCTCTTCGGAGAAACGCTATCGCACGCTCATCGAAACCACGGGAGAAGGCTACTGGCAGATCGACAGGGAATATCGGACCATGGACGTGAACAACGCCCTCTGCGAAATGCTCGGGTATGCCAGGGAGGATATCCTGGGGAAGTCGCCCCTGGAATTCGTGGACGGGGAAAACCGGGAGGCATTCGAAACCCAGTTCGCCCGGATACCGGAAACGGCCCGCAGGAGTTTCGATATTATCCTCAAGCACCGGAGCGGGCGCGACGTGTACACCCATTTCAGCGCCACCACCGTGTATGACCGGAACGGCGCCCTGGATGGATCGTTCGCTCTCATCACCAACACCACCGAGCGCGCGCTCGCGGAAATGGAACGTGAACGGTTGAACCGCCACGTGCTCCAGGTCCAGCGCGTCGAAGCGGTGGGGACCCTCGCGGGAGGGATCGCCCACGATTTCAATAACCTGCTCACGGTGATCAACGGCAATGCGCAGATACTCATAAGGCGGGCCCAGGCGGATTCGCCGATGCGCACGGAGGCCTCCGAGATCCTGAGCGCGGGACAGCGCGCGGCGAACCTCACCAGGCAGCTCCTCGCGTTCAGCCGCAAGCAGATCGCCGACGTCCGGGTGATGGACCTGAATGGAACCATACTCGAGCTGCGCAAGCTCTATTCGCGGCTGATCGAGGAGGATATCACGATTACCACCATTCTTCATCCCGGGAAACTCCTCGTCAAGGCCGACCCTGCCCAGATAGAACAGGTGACGCTCAACCTGCTCATTAACGCCCGTGACGCGATCAACGAAATGAGAAGCGAATCCGCAAGGAAGGAGATTATCGTGACAACCGGGCTTTCACACCTTACGGCCGCCCCGATGCACGGCGACGCCGAGTTCACGCCGGGAACATATGCCAGTATGTCGATCCATGACACGGGATCGGGCATGACCGAGGAGGTCAAGGCGCGGATTTTCGAACCCTTCTTCACCACCAAGGAGGTAGGTAAGGGAACGGGCCTGGGACTCTCTACCGTGTATGGAAACCTGAAACAGAACGCGGGCGCGATCGACGTCGTAAGCGCGCCCCTGCAGGGCACGACCTTCATCGTATACCTCCCCGTCGCGGACGATGAGGTCCGGGAGGCGCAATCACGCGACGGGGACGAGCGCGCGCACACGGGCACCGAACGCGTCCTGTTCGTCGAGGACGACGACGGCGTGCGGTTGTTCGCGCTCAAGGCGCTGGAACTGGGGGGTTACAGGGTAGCGAGCGCCCATGACGGGATGGAGGCCCTCTCCGTCTTTGGCGCAGACCCGGCATACTTCGATTTGATCATCACGGATGTCGTAATGCCCAACCTGAATGGAAGCGAGCTTGTTCGCAGGATCCGTGCGATGCGTCCGGGAATTAAATATATTTTCACCACGGGATACCCGGACAGGTATTTGGCGGAGCCAGATATGATAAACGCCCCCTGCATCCGCAAGCCCTATACCGCGGAGACACTGCTTTCGAAGATCAGGGAGACGCTTGATGATGGGAAAAACCCGCGAGCACCGTCGCCATGA